From Myxococcus xanthus, a single genomic window includes:
- a CDS encoding glycosyltransferase family 2 protein — MKKPDLVISIVNHSNPELLHDCLRTLYATTRDSSFEVWIVDNATGGRGVDAMRRDFPQVRWLFNTERKGFSANHNQVLRQARGRHFCIFNDDTIVHEGAFDALVRFMDDNPRVGMAGARLLNADGTIQNCTFRPMSLAGQLFDIVFLPRPLHFLKAMAIDPAQYGHDEARVSWVLGACIVVREEALAEVGLLDEQMSPLGNTEDTDWCVRAWKAGWEVAFCPEAVITHLTSRSFRPSDTGADKVRIELWRTRLAYFRKHHGRLHETAMRAILVGTLPYNSAVLTQTLLRGRMSLPEYRKQLATFLGISQMGLRARV; from the coding sequence ATGAAGAAGCCCGACCTGGTCATCTCCATCGTCAATCACAGCAATCCGGAGTTGCTGCACGACTGTCTGCGCACGCTGTACGCGACGACGCGCGACAGCTCCTTCGAGGTCTGGATTGTCGACAACGCCACGGGCGGTCGCGGCGTGGACGCCATGCGGCGCGACTTTCCCCAGGTGCGCTGGCTCTTCAACACGGAGCGCAAGGGCTTCTCCGCCAACCACAACCAGGTGTTGCGCCAGGCCCGGGGCCGTCACTTCTGTATCTTCAATGACGACACCATCGTCCACGAGGGCGCCTTCGACGCGCTGGTGCGCTTCATGGATGACAACCCGCGCGTGGGCATGGCGGGCGCGCGGCTGTTGAACGCGGACGGCACCATCCAGAACTGCACCTTCCGGCCCATGTCGCTGGCCGGGCAGCTCTTCGACATCGTCTTCCTGCCGCGTCCCCTCCACTTCCTCAAGGCGATGGCCATCGACCCGGCGCAGTACGGCCACGACGAGGCCCGCGTGAGCTGGGTGCTGGGCGCCTGCATCGTGGTGCGCGAGGAGGCGCTCGCGGAGGTGGGCCTGCTCGACGAGCAGATGTCCCCGCTGGGCAACACCGAGGACACCGACTGGTGCGTGCGGGCCTGGAAGGCGGGCTGGGAGGTGGCCTTCTGCCCGGAGGCGGTGATTACGCACCTGACCAGCCGCTCGTTCCGTCCGTCCGACACCGGGGCGGACAAGGTGCGCATCGAGCTGTGGCGCACGCGCCTGGCGTACTTCCGAAAGCACCACGGCCGGCTGCACGAGACGGCCATGCGGGCCATCCTGGTGGGGACGTTGCCGTACAACTCGGCGGTGCTGACGCAGACGCTGCTGCGCGGGCGCATGAGCCTGCCGGAGTACCGCAAGCAACTGGCCACCTTCCTGGGCATCTCCCAGATGGGCCT